In Rhinopithecus roxellana isolate Shanxi Qingling chromosome 16, ASM756505v1, whole genome shotgun sequence, a single genomic region encodes these proteins:
- the TYRP1 gene encoding 5,6-dihydroxyindole-2-carboxylic acid oxidase translates to MSAPKLLSLGYIFFPLLLFQQAWAQFPRECATVEALRSGMCCPDLSPMSGPGTDRCGSSSGRGRCEAVTADSRPHSPQYPHDGRDDREVWPLRFFNRTCHCNGNFSGHNCGTCRPGWRGAACDQRVLIVRRNLLDLSKEEKNHFVRALDMAKRTTHPLFVIATRRSEEILGPDGNTPQFENISIYNYFVWTHYYSVKKTFLGAGQESFGEVDFSHEGPAFLTWHRYHLLRLEKDIQEMLQEPSFSLPYWNFATGKNVCDICTDDLMGSRSNFDSTLISPNSVFSQWRVVCDSLEDYDTLGTLCNSTESGPIRRNPAGNVARPMVQRLPEPQDVAQCLEVGLFDTPPFYSNSTNSFRNTVEGYSDPTGKYDPAVRSLHNLAHLFLNGTGGQTHLSPNDPIFVLLHTFTDAVFDEWLRRYNADISTFPLENAPIGHNRQYNMVPFWPPVTNTEMFVTAPDNLGYTYEVQWPSREFSVPEIIAIAVVAALLLVAFIFGTASCLIRARRNMDEANQPLLTDQYQHYAEEYEKLRNPNQSVV, encoded by the exons ATGAGTGCTCCTAAACTCCTCTCTCTGGGCTATATCTTCTTCCCCCTGCTGCTTTTTCAGCAGGCCTGGGCTCAATTCCCAAGAGAGTGTGCCACTGTTGAGGCTTTGAGAAGTGGTATGTGTTGCCCAGACCTGTCCCCCATGTCTGGGCCTGGGACAGACCGCTGTGGTTCATCATCAGGGAGAGGCAGATGTGAGGCAGTGACTGCAGATTCCCGGCCCCACAGCCCTCAGTATCCCCACGATGGCAGAGATGATCGGGAGGTCTGGCCTTTGCGCTTCTTCAATAGGACATGTCACTGCAATGGCAATTTCTCAGGACACAACTGTGGGACGTGCCGTCCTGGCTGGAGAGGAGCTGCCTGTGACCAGAGGGTTCTCATAG TCAGGAGAAATCTTCTGGActtaagtaaagaagaaaagaaccacTTTGTCCGGGCCCTGGATATGGCAAAGCGCACAACTCACCCTTTATTTGTCATTGCCACCAGGAGATCAGAAGAAATATTGGGGCCAGATGGCAACACACCACAATTTGAGAACATTTCCATTTATAACTACTTTGTTTGGACACACTATTACTCAGTCAAGAAGACTTTCCTTGGGGCAGGGCAGGAAAGCTTTGGTGAAGTGGATTTCTCTCATGAAGGACCAGCTTTTCTCACATGGCACAGGTACCACCTCCTGCGTCTGGAGAAAGACATACAG GAAATGTTGCAAGagccttctttctcccttccttactGGAATTTTGCCACGGGGAAAAATGTCTGTGATATCTGCACGGATGACTTGATGGGATCCAGAAGCAACTTTGATTCCACTCTAATAAGCCCCAACTCTGTCTTTTCTCAATGGCGAGTGGTCTGTGACTCCTTGGAAGATTATGATACCCTGGGAACACTTTGTAACA GCACTGAGAGCGGGCCAATTAGGAGAAATCCAGCTGGAAATGTGGCCAGACCAATGGTGCAACGTCTTCCTGAACCACAGGATGTCGCTCAGTGCTTGGAAGTTGGTTTATTTGACACACCTCCTTTTTATTCCAACTCTACAAACAGTTTCAGAAACACAGTGGAAG GTTACAGTGATCCCACAGGAAAGTATGACCCTGCTGTTCGAAGCCTTCACAATTTGGCTCATCTATTCCTGAATGGAACAGGGGGACAAACCCATTTGTCTCCGAATGATCCTATTTTTGTCCTCCTGCACACTTTCACGGATGCAGTCTTTGATGAATGGTTGAGGAGATACAATGCTG ATATATCCACATTTCCATTGGAAAATGCCCCTATTGGACATAATAGACAATACAACATGGTGCCATTCTGGCCCCCAGTCACCAACACAGAAATGTTTGTTACTGCTCCAGACAACCTGGGATACACTTATGAAGTTCAATGGCCAA GTCGAGAGTTTAGTGTACCTGAGATAATTGCCATAGCAGTAGTTGCCGCTTTGTTACTGGTTGCGTTCATTTTTGGGACTGCTTCTTGTCTGATTCGTGCCAGACGCAATATGGATGAAGCTAACCAGCCTCTCCTCACTGATCAATATCAACACTATGCTGAAGAATATGAAAAACTCCGAAATCCTAATCAGTCTGTGGTCTAA